In Janthinobacterium sp. 67, a genomic segment contains:
- a CDS encoding O-methyltransferase translates to MPSIDTLLSELETFGVSNDAAHTARASRMLNITRDTGELLAVMVHARGARRVLELGTSNGYSTLWLARAVHALGGSVVTVEKAQDKFDMAHDNFVRAQLQGVIGQLLADAGDVLRDAADGAYDFIFLDSARQQYAQWWPQLDRALAPGGVLVVDNASSHYADMADFIEAIRADSRYTTCLATVGKGEFIAVKAGN, encoded by the coding sequence ATGCCCAGCATCGATACACTGTTGAGTGAACTTGAAACGTTTGGCGTGTCCAATGATGCGGCGCACACGGCGCGCGCCAGCCGCATGCTCAACATCACGCGCGACACGGGTGAATTGCTGGCCGTGATGGTGCATGCGCGCGGCGCGCGGCGGGTGCTGGAACTCGGCACCTCGAACGGTTATTCCACCTTGTGGCTGGCACGCGCCGTACACGCGCTGGGCGGCAGTGTCGTGACGGTGGAAAAGGCGCAGGACAAGTTCGACATGGCGCACGACAACTTCGTGCGCGCGCAATTGCAGGGCGTGATCGGGCAATTGCTGGCGGATGCGGGCGACGTGCTGCGCGATGCGGCGGACGGCGCCTACGATTTCATCTTCCTCGATTCCGCGCGCCAGCAATACGCGCAGTGGTGGCCGCAGCTGGACCGCGCGCTGGCGCCCGGCGGCGTGCTGGTGGTCGACAACGCCAGTTCGCACTACGCGGACATGGCCGACTTTATCGAGGCCATCCGCGCCGACAGCCGCTACACGACGTGCCTGGCCACCGTCGGCAAGGGCGAATTCATCGCTGTCAAGGCAGGCAACTAG
- a CDS encoding GAF domain-containing protein: MTFTISDAAYGTDTPAAKQAMYADLRSQLQGLLSGESDLIANTANFSSLVFNIMPGLNWAGFYFLKGDELVLGPFQGKPACIRIKKGRGVCGTTVVEGKSILVHDVHAFPGHIACDVNSRSELVVPVFAHGRTIGVFDLDSPLTGRFDDVDAQGVESLVRVLEAAIVAE, encoded by the coding sequence ATGACGTTTACCATCAGCGACGCCGCCTACGGCACCGACACCCCCGCAGCAAAACAAGCCATGTACGCGGACTTGCGCTCGCAGCTGCAAGGCTTGCTGTCGGGCGAGAGCGACCTGATCGCCAATACGGCCAACTTCAGTTCGCTGGTCTTCAACATCATGCCGGGCCTCAACTGGGCCGGCTTTTATTTCCTCAAGGGCGATGAGCTGGTGCTGGGACCGTTCCAGGGCAAGCCGGCCTGCATCCGCATCAAAAAGGGACGCGGCGTGTGCGGCACCACGGTGGTCGAAGGCAAGTCCATCTTGGTGCACGATGTGCATGCGTTTCCCGGCCACATCGCCTGCGACGTCAATTCCCGTTCGGAACTGGTGGTGCCCGTGTTTGCGCACGGCCGGACCATCGGCGTGTTCGACCTCGACAGCCCGTTGACGGGCCGTTTCGACGACGTCGACGCGCAAGGCGTGGAATCCTTGGTGCGCGTGCTGGAAGCGGCTATCGTTGCTGAATAA
- a CDS encoding aldo/keto reductase translates to MQQRRIGNSGMSSSALGLGCMGMSEFYGATDEAQSLATLEAALAAGVTLFDTADAYGFGHNEQLLGRFLARHPGQALVASKCGLAREAGSYARRVDNSPAYIRQACEASLARLGVERIDLFYLHRLNLETPLEESMGVLAQLRQEGKIRAVGLCEVSAVTLRRAAAICPVAAVQSEYSLWTREPEQGVLAACRSVGASFFAYSPLGRGFLTGAIADAASLDAGDFRHFNPRFAAENLARNQAIVAQVKDMARTKGCTPAQLALAWLLAQGDDIIPIPGTKRIAYLQDNLGALAVQLDGAELAAMNAAFPLGMAAGARYTEEGMKGVDA, encoded by the coding sequence ATGCAACAACGACGCATCGGCAATAGCGGTATGAGCAGTTCGGCATTGGGCCTGGGTTGCATGGGCATGTCGGAATTCTATGGCGCCACGGACGAGGCGCAATCCTTGGCCACCCTGGAAGCGGCCCTGGCGGCGGGCGTGACCCTGTTCGACACGGCCGACGCCTACGGTTTCGGCCACAACGAGCAATTGCTGGGGCGCTTTTTGGCGCGCCACCCGGGCCAGGCCCTGGTCGCCAGCAAGTGCGGCCTGGCGCGCGAGGCGGGCAGCTATGCGCGCCGCGTCGACAATTCCCCGGCCTACATCCGCCAGGCCTGCGAAGCGTCGCTGGCGCGTCTGGGCGTCGAGCGCATCGACCTGTTCTATCTGCACCGCCTGAACCTGGAGACGCCACTGGAAGAGTCGATGGGTGTGCTGGCGCAACTGCGGCAAGAGGGCAAGATTCGCGCCGTGGGCTTGTGCGAAGTGAGCGCCGTCACTTTGCGGCGCGCGGCGGCCATCTGCCCCGTGGCGGCCGTGCAGAGCGAATACTCGCTGTGGACGCGCGAACCGGAGCAGGGCGTGCTGGCCGCCTGCCGCAGCGTGGGCGCCAGTTTCTTTGCCTACAGCCCGCTGGGGCGCGGTTTCCTCACGGGCGCCATCGCCGATGCGGCCAGCCTCGACGCGGGCGACTTTCGCCACTTCAATCCCCGCTTCGCGGCCGAGAACCTGGCGCGCAACCAGGCCATCGTCGCGCAGGTCAAGGACATGGCGCGCACGAAAGGCTGCACCCCGGCCCAGCTGGCGCTGGCCTGGCTGCTGGCGCAAGGCGACGACATCATTCCGATTCCCGGCACCAAGCGCATCGCGTATTTGCAAGACAACCTCGGCGCGCTGGCCGTGCAGCTGGACGGGGCGGAACTGGCGGCGATGAACGCGGCCTTTCCCTTGGGCATGGCGGCCGGCGCGCGCTATACGGAAGAAGGGATGAAGGGCGTGGATGCCTGA
- a CDS encoding LysR family transcriptional regulator: MRALDTHALSLFCAVARCLNFRQAAEQLHMTQPPLSRAIKGLEDRLGARLFERDTQGVALTPAGRTLLPQALHILDLLDIAQQSLRQDSAPARLRLGLTSSVAAGLFRPLLAALEEQLGNIRLELTAAPSPRLVAAVRKGQLDAALLALPSAAFELAVQPLARQPMMLALPAGHRLAKKRKLSLLDIAQEPIYWFERARQPAFFDHCQQVFRRHGFAPHFLREAPDHHVLLGDVAAGKGMALLADSFRALRMDGVAYRQLAEGEELAAGIGLAWQPDAGHAALPLLRQLAQEHLTK; this comes from the coding sequence ATGAGAGCCCTCGATACCCATGCCTTGAGCCTGTTTTGCGCCGTCGCCCGCTGCCTGAACTTCCGCCAGGCGGCGGAGCAATTGCACATGACCCAGCCGCCATTGTCGCGCGCCATCAAGGGGCTGGAAGACAGGCTGGGCGCGCGCCTGTTCGAACGCGACACGCAAGGCGTGGCCTTGACGCCAGCGGGCCGTACCCTGCTGCCGCAGGCGCTGCACATCCTCGATTTGCTCGATATTGCACAGCAATCGCTGCGACAAGACAGCGCCCCCGCGCGCCTGCGCCTGGGCTTGACGAGTTCCGTGGCGGCCGGCCTGTTCCGTCCTTTGCTGGCGGCGCTGGAGGAGCAACTGGGCAATATCCGCCTGGAATTGACGGCCGCGCCGTCGCCGCGCCTGGTCGCCGCCGTGCGCAAGGGCCAGCTCGATGCGGCCCTGCTTGCGCTGCCCAGCGCCGCGTTCGAACTGGCAGTGCAGCCGCTGGCGCGCCAACCCATGATGCTGGCCCTGCCCGCCGGGCACCGGCTGGCGAAAAAGCGCAAGCTGAGCCTGCTTGACATCGCCCAGGAACCCATCTACTGGTTCGAACGGGCGCGCCAGCCCGCCTTTTTCGACCATTGCCAGCAAGTATTCCGCCGCCATGGCTTCGCGCCGCATTTCTTGCGCGAAGCGCCCGACCACCATGTGCTGCTCGGCGACGTGGCGGCCGGCAAGGGCATGGCGCTGCTGGCCGACTCGTTCCGCGCGCTGCGCATGGATGGCGTGGCCTACCGGCAACTGGCGGAGGGTGAGGAATTGGCGGCCGGCATCGGCCTGGCCTGGCAGCCTGATGCCGGTCATGCGGCCCTGCCACTGCTGCGCCAGCTGGCGCAGGAACACCTGACAAAGTAA
- a CDS encoding DMT family transporter has protein sequence MQAKHYLLPVIAVLIWAINTIVSKMAVGVIDPAAISFYRWLLAGVLLALVFGRAVWKQRAVVRPYLGKLFVLGMLGMVMYQCLAYIAAQTTTATNMGILASLMPLLAVGLSVLLLGETPTVGGVFGGLVSLLGLAYLLSHGDPAALIAHGAAVGDALMLLACLSYAGYGVLLKRWKIPLNNWHSLLIQVWCAVPVLFVYYLSQSAPSVTGAGLPLVLFAGIPASIIAPFLWMHGLAKLGPSRATTLMNLLPVFTVIIAMLFLGETLHSYDVIGGGVTLLGVVMVQYLKRPLRRAPA, from the coding sequence ATGCAAGCCAAGCACTATCTGTTACCCGTGATCGCCGTGCTGATCTGGGCCATCAATACCATCGTCAGCAAGATGGCCGTCGGCGTGATCGACCCGGCCGCCATCTCGTTCTATCGCTGGCTGCTGGCCGGCGTGCTGCTGGCGCTCGTGTTCGGCCGCGCCGTGTGGAAGCAGCGGGCCGTGGTGCGGCCGTATCTGGGCAAGCTGTTTGTGCTGGGCATGCTGGGCATGGTCATGTACCAGTGCCTCGCCTACATCGCCGCGCAAACGACGACGGCGACCAATATGGGCATCCTCGCCTCGCTGATGCCGCTGCTGGCCGTGGGCCTGTCCGTGCTGCTGCTGGGCGAGACGCCCACCGTGGGCGGCGTGTTTGGCGGTCTCGTGTCGCTGCTGGGACTCGCCTACTTGCTCAGCCATGGCGACCCGGCCGCCCTGATTGCGCACGGCGCGGCCGTGGGCGACGCCCTGATGTTGCTGGCGTGTTTGTCGTATGCGGGCTATGGCGTGCTGCTCAAGCGCTGGAAGATTCCCCTGAATAACTGGCACTCTCTGCTGATCCAGGTCTGGTGCGCCGTGCCCGTGCTGTTCGTGTATTACCTGAGCCAGTCCGCGCCGTCCGTCACGGGCGCCGGCTTGCCGCTGGTGCTGTTTGCCGGCATCCCCGCCTCCATCATCGCGCCGTTTTTATGGATGCATGGCCTGGCCAAGCTGGGTCCGAGCCGCGCGACGACCTTGATGAATCTGCTGCCCGTCTTCACGGTGATCATCGCCATGCTGTTCCTTGGTGAAACCCTGCACAGCTACGATGTGATCGGCGGCGGCGTGACCCTGCTGGGCGTGGTGATGGTGCAATACCTGAAACGTCCGCTGCGCCGCGCACCGGCATAG